From the genome of Aerococcus urinaehominis:
TTTTGTTTTTTTCCTTTTCACCCCTAGACCTAGGGGTGTTTTTTTGTCTATTTGAGCTATAAAAAAGCGGCTAGCATTTTGCTACTAGCCGCCATGAGTTAGTTTTAATTTTTGTTATTTAATTTATCGTCGATGTCTTGCATGTTAGCCTGTAATTTCATCCGAGCTTGTTTTTCTTTTAGTTTTTTAGGGGTCACATCGTTACCCTCTGGATCAATGACAGTGGCATTTAGTAGTACAGAGTCTAAGCTACCGCGAAATTCTTTTAGGTATTGGGCTCTGAGTTCTGCCCTTTCTTTTTTCTCTTCTTCAGTAATTGTCCCAGCCTTGTTCTTTGCAGCTAGTTCGTTGATGCGTTTGATTAAATCTTGCATGACGCAACCTCCCTTAGTAATAATAATCTAATTATAAAGGATAGCAAGTTTAAGGCCAAGGAGTTTGCTTAATCCTGACCTTTAAAGGGGCGATCGGCATTGGCGAACAAAAATGATGCTAATTGACCCTTGTAATTTTTAAAAGACTGCCAGTAACTGCCTATAAATAAGGTATAATAGGCCTACACTATAACTATAGGAGGTATCATATGGATGCACTAGTTTTACAAACAGATTTTGGCTTGGTCGAT
Proteins encoded in this window:
- a CDS encoding DUF896 domain-containing protein: MQDLIKRINELAAKNKAGTITEEEKKERAELRAQYLKEFRGSLDSVLLNATVIDPEGNDVTPKKLKEKQARMKLQANMQDIDDKLNNKN